Proteins encoded by one window of bacterium:
- a CDS encoding NADH-quinone oxidoreductase subunit B, whose product MGVVNDDMFPKIEKFPGGEIIITSLDKFFTWGTKNSLWPLGFGLACCAIEMMATLMSKFDLSRFGAEVMRASPRQADLMIVAGTVTEKMAPRVKQLYDQMPEPKYVIAMGSCAIGGGPFYYDSYTVVKGVDQIIPVDVYLPGCPPRPETLIDGILQLQKKIEKEGVLRKKPTTVDEA is encoded by the coding sequence AGAAATTATCATTACTTCCTTAGATAAATTTTTTACATGGGGTACAAAAAATTCATTATGGCCGCTCGGATTCGGGTTGGCATGCTGCGCGATCGAGATGATGGCCACGCTGATGTCTAAGTTCGATCTTTCGCGCTTCGGCGCGGAAGTGATGCGCGCGTCGCCGCGCCAGGCCGACCTGATGATTGTCGCCGGAACCGTCACCGAGAAAATGGCGCCCCGTGTGAAGCAGCTATACGATCAGATGCCGGAACCGAAATACGTGATCGCCATGGGTTCGTGCGCCATAGGCGGCGGGCCTTTTTATTATGATTCTTATACGGTCGTGAAAGGTGTCGATCAGATCATTCCGGTGGATGTTTATTTGCCCGGCTGTCCGCCGCGGCCGGAAACGTTGATTGACGGTATTTTGCAGTTGCAGAAAAAAATTGAAAAGGAAGGCGTGCTCAGAAAAAAACCGACAACGGTAGACGAAGCTTAG
- a CDS encoding NADH-quinone oxidoreductase subunit C, giving the protein MEFQAIVELVKNKFPQTEIEFEKNLVIAKDDLIPFVEFIRNTSELQIDVLDLLTAADHPAENQIHMVYGFHSYRLAHYLIVKVKLDRKNPSIATLTRWWESANWTEREVYDLMGVNFEGHPDQRRILTPPDFVGHGLRKDYERPGFFVKKPDFK; this is encoded by the coding sequence ATGGAATTTCAAGCGATTGTTGAACTGGTCAAAAACAAATTCCCGCAAACGGAAATTGAATTCGAGAAGAATCTGGTTATTGCAAAAGACGATCTTATCCCGTTCGTTGAATTTATTCGCAATACATCTGAATTACAGATAGACGTTCTGGATCTATTGACTGCCGCCGATCATCCGGCTGAAAACCAGATACACATGGTTTATGGTTTTCATTCTTACCGTCTCGCCCATTACCTCATTGTTAAGGTTAAATTGGATCGAAAAAATCCATCGATTGCAACGCTGACCCGCTGGTGGGAAAGCGCCAACTGGACCGAGAGAGAAGTGTATGACCTGATGGGCGTAAATTTCGAAGGACATCCGGATCAAAGACGTATTCTGACTCCGCCGGATTTTGTAGGCCACGGCCTGCGAAAAGATTACGAACGCCCGGGATTTTTTGTGAAGAAGCCGGATTTCAAATAA
- a CDS encoding NADH-quinone oxidoreductase subunit D, translating to MSHDTQIKKEPSNLLSKQFRTDSPLIDQIPGRKRQILRESPESELKMEEFLLNVGPQHPSTHGVLRLVVALEGEVIKRCDPDLGYLHRTFEKISESRSYQQIVPFTDRMDYLGSMNANWGVAVAVEKLAKIEVPERAEYLRVIVSELNRIASHLMWMGAFGADIGAVTAFLYGFRERELILDMFEEICGSRLTYGYIRVGGVAEDITPKFDKLVREFLDMLPAKLEDYHNLITGNPIFVERTRGVGAITLEEAISYGVTGPMLKACGMPWDLRKEEPYSVYPKFDFDIPVYYNGDCFDRFRVRMDEMVESAKIVRQALDGLPEGDYKVKKLARNIKPPVGDVYVRQEAPRGEYGVYMESDGSTKPNRVKYRTPSFSNLSILSLMTVGWKIADLVAILGSVDIVLGDVDR from the coding sequence ATGTCTCATGACACGCAAATAAAAAAAGAGCCTTCGAATCTGTTATCCAAACAATTCCGCACAGATTCACCGTTGATCGATCAGATCCCGGGAAGAAAAAGACAGATATTACGCGAAAGTCCCGAGAGCGAACTTAAAATGGAAGAGTTCCTCCTCAATGTCGGGCCGCAACACCCCAGCACCCACGGCGTTTTACGCCTCGTGGTGGCATTGGAAGGCGAAGTGATCAAACGCTGCGATCCGGATCTGGGATATCTGCACCGTACTTTTGAAAAAATTTCCGAAAGCCGCAGTTATCAGCAGATCGTTCCTTTTACCGACCGTATGGATTATCTCGGTTCTATGAATGCCAATTGGGGCGTTGCCGTAGCTGTTGAGAAACTGGCCAAGATCGAAGTTCCTGAACGCGCGGAATATTTGCGCGTGATCGTATCGGAACTCAATCGTATCGCGTCGCATCTTATGTGGATGGGCGCGTTCGGTGCAGATATTGGCGCTGTAACCGCGTTCTTGTACGGGTTTCGAGAACGCGAATTAATTCTGGATATGTTCGAAGAGATCTGCGGAAGCCGCTTGACCTATGGATATATTCGCGTCGGAGGCGTCGCTGAGGACATAACGCCAAAATTTGATAAATTAGTGCGTGAGTTTCTAGACATGCTGCCGGCAAAACTTGAGGATTATCACAATCTGATCACGGGCAATCCGATTTTTGTTGAACGGACACGCGGCGTTGGTGCGATCACTTTGGAAGAGGCGATCAGTTACGGCGTCACAGGCCCGATGCTTAAAGCGTGCGGTATGCCATGGGACTTGCGCAAAGAAGAACCGTATTCCGTTTATCCGAAATTTGATTTTGATATTCCGGTTTACTACAACGGCGATTGTTTCGACCGCTTTCGGGTGCGCATGGACGAAATGGTCGAGTCGGCTAAGATTGTTCGTCAGGCTTTGGACGGACTGCCGGAGGGGGATTACAAAGTAAAAAAACTTGCCCGCAATATTAAACCGCCGGTCGGCGATGTCTATGTTCGGCAGGAGGCGCCGCGCGGGGAATACGGCGTGTATATGGAATCGGACGGCAGTACCAAACCTAATCGTGTTAAATACCGTACGCCAAGTTTTTCGAATCTCTCTATTCTTTCGCTTATGACCGTCGGCTGGAAAATTGCCGACTTGGTTGCGATCTTAGGAAGTGTTGATATTGTGCTGGGGGATGTGGACAGATAA
- the nuoH gene encoding NADH-quinone oxidoreductase subunit NuoH: protein MEILLFGIIGVVVLFSVIALNALILVYMERKVSAWMQSRLGPNRVGPFGLFQTTADIVKLILKENIRNDQSDKVIYFLAPILAFVAPFAAFVTVPIANTIGIRDLDMGAVYIFALGSSVIFSIIWAGYGSNSRYALIGAMRSAAQMVSYEVPMITAVLGVFLIAGSLSMREIVTMQADQTWFIVYQPLGFILFLIAGTAEANRAPFDLPEAESELVAGFHTEYTGLKFAFFFLGEYAAMLVSCCLIVLLFLGGWLVPFVDNSIIPAWIHVAVFMIKVYLMIFLMMWFRWTFPRMRVDHLMGFGWKVLLPLAFINLVATGAVVLILK from the coding sequence ATGGAAATTTTGTTGTTCGGAATTATCGGGGTCGTGGTTCTTTTTTCAGTCATCGCTCTCAACGCGTTGATTCTGGTTTATATGGAACGAAAAGTATCGGCATGGATGCAGTCACGATTGGGCCCCAACCGCGTTGGGCCATTTGGTTTATTCCAAACGACGGCGGATATCGTGAAACTGATTCTTAAAGAAAATATCCGTAATGACCAATCGGACAAGGTCATTTATTTTCTCGCGCCAATATTGGCCTTTGTAGCTCCGTTTGCCGCATTCGTAACGGTTCCTATCGCTAACACCATTGGAATTCGCGATCTGGATATGGGCGCGGTCTATATTTTTGCGCTCGGCAGTTCGGTGATATTTTCGATCATTTGGGCGGGGTATGGATCGAACAGCCGTTATGCGCTGATTGGCGCGATGCGATCGGCTGCGCAAATGGTCTCGTATGAGGTTCCGATGATCACGGCAGTGTTGGGCGTGTTTCTGATTGCGGGCTCGTTATCCATGCGTGAGATCGTGACCATGCAGGCCGATCAAACCTGGTTTATCGTATACCAGCCTTTAGGGTTTATTTTGTTTCTCATCGCAGGAACTGCAGAAGCAAACCGCGCCCCATTTGACTTGCCGGAAGCAGAATCCGAGTTGGTCGCAGGTTTTCACACCGAGTATACCGGGCTGAAATTCGCTTTTTTCTTTTTGGGTGAATATGCCGCTATGCTCGTGTCGTGCTGTTTGATCGTTTTATTATTCTTAGGCGGGTGGCTTGTGCCGTTTGTCGATAATTCCATCATTCCGGCATGGATTCATGTTGCCGTGTTTATGATTAAAGTGTATCTCATGATTTTCTTGATGATGTGGTTTCGATGGACTTTTCCGCGTATGCGCGTCGATCATCTTATGGGATTCGGATGGAAGGTGCTTTTACCATTGGCATTTATTAACCTGGTTGCGACGGGCGCCGTCGTGTTGATCTTAAAATAA